The following coding sequences lie in one Miscanthus floridulus cultivar M001 chromosome 9, ASM1932011v1, whole genome shotgun sequence genomic window:
- the LOC136479685 gene encoding uncharacterized protein: MRGSLKINVDAAFSVESKQGATSCIIRDHVVSFRLRKRKWYEEGYDACSMEAIACKDSLIFAAQLGFQNVMVETDCLQLVQLWNRRDDQRSIIDSSLKEIAELSLAFQEFSLSFASRICNKVAHTLEKQVSESHRSETWHVTPMCVYDLVVSEASAG; this comes from the coding sequence ATGCGGGGCTCTCTGAAGATCAATGTGGACGCCGCCTTCTCTGTTGAGAGCAAACAAGGGGCTACCTCATGCATTATCAGAGACCACGTGGTGTCTTTCAGGCTGCGCAAGCGTAAGTGGTATGAGGAAGGCTATGATGCGTGTTCCATGGAGGCGATAGCTTGTAAAGACAGCCTGATCTTTGCTGCACAGCTGGGATTTCAAAATGTGATGGTGGAAACTGATTGCCTACAGCTGGTACAGCTATGGAATAGGAGGGATGATCAACGGTCCATCATTGATTCGAGTCTGAAGGAGATTGCTGAACTTAGTCTTGCCTTTCAGGAGTTTTCGCTTTCTTTTGCTAGTAGAATTTGTAATAAAGTAGCTCATACTTTAGAAAAACAAGTATCAGAGTCGCACCGATCGGAGACGTGGCATGTAACTCCGATGTGCGTGTATGATCTGGTTGTTTCCGAGGCTTCGGCCGGGTGA